CTATATGTGTACAATAtttctggaggaaaaaaaacaaaacactggggTTTTTAAAGATTCTTTACCTTTCTCATCTCTGGGTCATTGGTGTTGACCACTTTGGGCAGCAACACAATGATCAGCAGGGGCAGAACCATCATCATAACCTGCAAGAAGAGCAAGTACATTacgtttaaaaaagaaattcagacaCACTATagttaattcatatttaaaacaagCATGTATATATAGTCTGGATAGACTTTTCTTGCTGTTAAACTTCCCAGGGAATTATCGACAAACtaagctttgatttttttcatttttccttttggaaaacaaatgttttgacctctttttttttttttttttaccaaaatgtATCAAGCAACAGCATAAACTATGAACAGCATAGTTTGACTGGTTAACAACTTCTAAATTGAGAAATTGAAATAAGAGCCTCAGAAACATTGAACTGTACTTATCTTTCTTCACATTCCACATCATGGTTCATTAAATCATCAGGGTGTTCATTATTCAGTACAGGgcattgcagaaaaaaactccaGGTGAGGTTGTTTGTGCGCTTGAGTTAATAATATGTAGACCACAAGAATTATTATCTAATGTTTTAGTATCCTTCAATTGTATGGCCCGTGGACTCTGGACTTTCACTAACCTAAACTCATCGGAAAAAAAACGTAACGCACATCATCTCCTCACACTACAGATGTATATGAACCAAACAGATTGTACATATCCAGTATGCTTATACAACtccattaattattattattatttttttttaccattgggTTCATAAGGAAGTCTGTCCAGCCCCAGGTCTCCCTCTTCATGAAGTAGGTGTGAGGGCCGTTGGCCCGGACTTGGAGAGGATATGGCTGGCGAATTACTTCTGAGGTCTTGATGTAGTTGACGAGACGCGCCCTGTGAAATTGACACATGGACACTTTGCTGGAACAGAGTAGCTTTACGACTTACTTACTTTTTTTGGGCTCCTCACAACACAAAGGTCTTACCTCATTTTGCCCTTGGTTGTGATATCAACACGCACTGGTTCGAACCTATACGTCGGGGTGACAACTTCGATAACGTAAGATCCCGAGGGGACGTCGTTCACGGCAAAACTCCCGTCAGTTCTGTAACGAGACAATTGTCAACATCAGCTCAGGTAGCCTGCACATTTTGATTTCATCTATCCTAATGAGAGAACAACCGTAAAAGGTGCGTTGGTTGGTGCGTTATTACGATGCCACAGATCACGTCCTCCCTCATATTATCCACTcggtaaaaacaaacaacacggACTAATAAGGCAGTTATGCAATAGATCCTCCCCTTCTGTGATGGTTACAATGTTCAATCTTCATCAGCTGTGTTAAAGAGTTGTTGATTCAAGTGTGTGATCCGTTTGGAGGATGTAGTTTGTGGTGCAGTGTGACTACATCCTGTCATGTTGACaggtgtttttattgtcttgAAGTCAACAAGGGCTCAAACAACAGATAGACACAATGCagttcaacagcaacacaatcaAGCTCCTCTCACACGCTCACCCATCTTTCAACAGTCCCAACAAAACCTGAACACTGAAACCTTCGTGATGGAGGAGGATTTGCTGCATTGGTCTCAGCTAGGTGTTCCTTTTCATTGATTGTCTCTGCTGTTCTATTTGTAAAGGCCTTTGTGTACCTGTCTCGAACCCGTGGATAATAAAGTTAAAtttgaatcagaaaaaaagacaccgTTCAGGAAGCACGGATGTTTTAATCTGACTGAACCCCTTCTCCACATCAGAGACGGTCGGACGGCAACAACAGACGAGTCCCCTGTGGTCGAGGTTTGTTTTGGTAACAGCTGACGAAGCGAGACTCTCGGCCTGCGTGGGCTGGTGATGAAGAAAACACTCGTGTCCTCGTCCCGGGTGGCATGAATCACACCCGCGCTTATtaagctgtgattggctgtcagaGCGTGCCACctgccaacagcagcagcagcagttcgaCCAGCCGCTCGGGGCTAACCGGCTACGCTAATGCTACCTAGCCTCGCTAGCAGGCTAGCAGGCTAGCAGGTGCGCGTAGCCGTGGGGCCGGCTCCTCACCTCAGGAAGCCGACGTAGTCCTCGCCCTCCACCTGCACCCTGGCCGTGGACACCCAGTCCTGTGTCTTCACCCCGGGCACGATCGCTCGTCCCTCGATTTTGAAGCGGTCGCCGTTCGGCTGCGTCGCGACGCCCGCGCCAGGCCCCGTGTCCATGTCGGAGAAACACCAGGAGCACGCGACGAGCGCCGCCTGCACGAACACCcacagcggcggcggcatccTGTCCCTGCGCGACATGTCGTCCGTCTTCACCGGATTAAAACCGCTTCTGACCGGAGGTGAGAGTCAACGTGCGGTCAGGAGCAGTCGTCGGCgaaggagcagcagagcagaggagtcGGCGCATCAGCTGTCGCGCTGCGGAAAATGACGTCACAACAAAACCTCCCCAAAACTTTATTGTACAAACGGACAATGACAATTCAGTGTTTTCACTCACACGTCACGTGTCCTTCGTTATTCTCAATGTAAAGATGTTACATTTGATTCAATggtaaatatgattttaattttaaattcaaatagcTGCTTactcttttttccttcaagaCTACTTACTTAGGATTTCGGTGAGATTAAAtaagctcttcttcttcttctcagtccTTTTCGAACATGTAAAGCAGCaagtgtttatattgtttgtgaatatcacTCTTCTATGTGTCTTCttgtttcattcttttctgtttctttttttctttacatgttccgaataaacacattttcaattcaatatttGATCAACTGAAGTGACaacttactttttttaatttaccttTGTGTCGTTGTCTTTTCTGTTTATTATATTAATCTATTTTAACAggatttaatgatttaaaaataaataaataattttggGGCTAAAATTAGCTCTTGGTTAGTGTGACTTATTGTAACAACAATATGAAAACGCctttgtaaatatatttcaagCCTTGTATAATACTTTCCTCTAATGTATTGAGGGAACTAAATTCACTGCTTTCAAAGACACTGAGACCTGTTGAGGCAATTTAATGAGATGATTGTACCTTTTAGTTTTACACTTTTCTCAAACAAGAAACTTATCTTGgttaaatattttgaaaaaaaataataaccctTCCGCCTACAAGAAGACTTAAATAGCTTTTTTGGCCACTTTGAAACAATCATTTACCACGTGCActtagaaaatataaaatatgtatgtttacttgaatgtatttgttttattacaagttttatttatgaaatgttttgccTGATATCTTATAATTTTTCCGGGCCTCATTCCACCTGCAAAAGTACAGCCCATTATCTGTATTcacaacacaaaagaaagaaaaatgaaagaatcaaCTTTCGATTTTGAtgaaatttatttaaaagaattttaaaagaaTCACTTGTTTTAACGGTTTACATAACACAGTCAAATGTCATATGAAGAGGCGAAAAATGAAAACGAGCTCTAATAACTTAAGACTGTTGCAGATTCAAGTTCCTGATTCCGGAGAACCCAggttcaaaacaacaaaaaagagcgGAGCATTCATTACATCAACAAGTGCATGTGCAATCCATGGCAAAGTGTGATGTAGTGAGAGACCACGAGCTTGGCACTTCATAGAGCGACGTTGCATCCAGTCTCACGGAGGTCCACTAAATATGCCCCTTCACAAGACGAGCCACTTCAATGTGAAGCAGTCATTTGCCGTTTCCTTAATTGTTTTGTAGAAAGGCTCTCGGAGCCCTCCTTAAGAGTCTCCAGCTCTCACCGAGGGGAGTAGTCTGAATTATCAAAGTTCAGTTCCCAGTAAGAGGTTTGAGTTTAACGTGGCAGAATGAACCAGTCCGTTTTCTCTGGCGTCATTATCAGTTCGAAAACAGCCATGATCCGGCAGTAGTGGTCACATCCTCATGAGTGCTACACCGACGACTGTCAGGGCAGCTGTGATAGATAAGCCTCAATCGCCTGCAACATGAAGCGAAGACACCACATTAGTCGTTGTCACAGCTAGTGAGACAACCTACATGCAGTAAAATAATCTCTGTTTTTACAATGAATTAATCAGAGGACTATCAGAATACTGTTTTCAAGATTAGATTGTTATACAAAACATAAGATAATAGATCACTTGTACACTGAACCTTCCATATacatgttattctttttttatgcttcTTCAGtaaattcttcttttaaatgaaacGGCTCCGCAAACAtgattttctttggttttatgTAGTTTAGTATGAAACAGGATGTAAAGATCTTAACAAATGAGCCACAATAGAAACTCTCAACTCATGGTGGCTCATggtaaaagtttttttagtATGGGAGTGTCCACCCAAAATCAACAgagagcagaaaacaaacagctgcaggacCTGTATAGTCTGGTAAAACAGTTCTGTGATAAATCTCTCTGCGTCACAATCATcattttacatacatttcatatttttagtaCAACATGccgttttacttttttttcgaACTTCCCTACTCTTGACAAATCTTTTAAAGCTACTACATCGTAAATAAATCATGACATCCTTTTCACCTTTGCCAGCTCTCCTGTGGTTCCTGGAACCAGACATAGTCGGGGTCCTTCCTTCCACAAGTCCTTCAGCCGCTGCTTCATGACTTCAATATTCCTGAAATAAATCATGAAGACATGACCATTGCAGACAGAAACTCAAAGCAAGTATATGGCAAACTGTGATACTACACCAGCACCAACTAGAAAAAATTGGGGACAAATGTTTAATACAATGAATTCTCCAGTTCTGTTACAATTATGCTGATTAGCAGCATTTCCAGTGAAATGCCATACATTGGTTGAACAGATAAGTGATTGATAAAAAATAGTTGAGGGTCAAAATTGGAGGAAATGAAATTTGAAAGTAGCAACAACAAGTCTTGTTTGTGTCATGGAGGGACTTTTGGGTTGAATCTAAGCCGGCAGTACCCACCTGTCCTCCGAACAACTGTCCTGCAGTCTTTTCTCGTTCTTTGAAAGTTCTGGCCACCATTTCCTGATGACGGATTGAACCCAGTGTAAACCCACCATTATGTGTCTGTAGGGGCAGATACATCAGACCAGCTAGTTAGATAACTATGTTAAATAGTATCATATGATATTTGAAAGTGCTACATCCAAAAGCTTCTGGTTTTTGTTGCTGTATAATTATTGAAGATATTTCACCACTGATCCATTAGGTTTCATAAATTATGCGGCTTAGATCAGTGACGCATCATCTTCAAGACTaaaacagccaaacaaaaatTGCTTTGATGCCAGTACTTCATCAGCTCATCAAGCGAGTTTGCATTTCCTCAGTGCCACTTACTCTTCGTATTTACTGGCAAGAATCACTTTCACTTGGGGCAGGAGGTCAACACAGCAGCCAAGTGACAAACATGGTGCTTCAGTTTGAAGACTGAtgagacacaaaacacataaaagacgacaaaaagaaaatgaggcaGCTGTGTGTTGGTAACATGAGCggacattaaaatgttttgaactGTAGTTTAATTCAGGGCTCCGACAGtcattggataaaaaaaacaaagcagcaatGTTAAACATCAACACAAGCTGACGAGAAGTTACAGGAAGGAGGATACAACCTCTAATCCCGAAACTTAAACACACGTGTGGATGATTTATTGGTTTATTCTAAACTTTAAAGACAATCTGTTGGTATTCAAGTGAACTTGATTTCAATGTATAAGCTTATCTTTAATTCTAAGCTTAATACAACAGTAAGGAAAGAGGCCACAAACATAATTTTGATCACAACGCAGCATGCTCTCGCAAAAGGGGAAAATATCAAAGAACCAGATGAGACTCACTCATTTGTTAAGACAGGTAAGCAGTCGAGCAGCACTCCCGTGTCTTGAATTCTGGGAAACCAAACAACACGATTGAAAAATTAGGCGTGTTTCAGGAAATTTGAGTGTGAAAAAACGTTACTATATCGTAGGGTTAACTGTGCCCATTTTACCTTATTAGGTAGGCCACTAATTCACAGGCGTTTCTTCGCCATAGCGTTTGGGCTACTTTAAGTCGTAGATTCCTTCCAAAAAGGACGCGAGTCAAAGCTTCATGGTCCTTTGATAGCTGTAGAAAAGGACACAAAATAATCTAAAGAACTGAGTTTTCATTACAAGAGAAAAGCACAAAGGTGCATATCTTCTAAGACAAGCAATCGGCTTATCTCGGACTCTCACCTCAGTAAAGTCGCCGTACTTGGAGCTGGCCCCTGCCATCTTGGAGGCCTCTGCAGAGTTCACAGGGAGCCCACAGATGTCATTGTAGAGAATGCCCCGCGCGTCTTCGGAGCACGTCAGCTCATTCTCTTTGTTGGCCATGCCGGGGTCACGGGCACGGCCTACATCTGATGCTCGGCGGTGCAGCTTCACGCCCACCTCCACCTGCGGACAACCCTTCCTCTTGCACGATGACAATCGCTTCGCTGTGCCCGGGCTGCGTACTCCGTAATGCACTTGAAATCTGCCGAGAGGGGGAAATCGAGATGGGCCGAATGCAAAGCCGTCTCACTTTGGAGAACCGTAAAATGCAAAACCCACAGAcatggtgaagaagaaaaaaaaagggttatggCAAGGTGCCTTAATGATCCAGTGACTGAGAGAGGGATGATCTGCgggacacagacagtgagtggGTGATCACAATTAGATGAATCCCAAGATGTGGATCAGACACTCACCTTTCTTTATCTAATTCTTCCTTATTTATAATATCCACCTAAAACAAAAGGATATGGGATGAGGCCACTACTACAATCTCTACGTCTTCAATACCACTGAACTAGCAGTGACCAGCATTAACAGTAAGAGGCAACTAGACTAGGCAATAAGCCCCCCCGCGCCTCCGTACCTGCTGCTTCATGTTCTTGTCAGCACAAAGATGCAGGCAGGATCACAGAAGGCCATTGGATTGTTTCCTCCCAGTTCACCTCGAACACTCCCCGTCAGCAGCTGCCACAATAAGGGACACTGTTGGACAAACAAGGGTGGGACGATCGTAAAACATTTCAAGTTCGGAGGAGTTGCGACAAGTCCCAGCATCCCTGCGTGGCCTCCACGCCTCAGACAGTCGTGCTCTGTTGAGCATGCGACACAAGGGGCCACAGTGTGATTAGCAAAGAGTTTTACATGagataaacaaaacataaacgccacttttcttcttcttcttttttttttgaagtcaaGAAGGCGTTGGCTGCTGCAAGCTAGCACAACACAAGCGATGACGTTAGCCAGCCGAGCGGCTACTCAGGTCATCACAGTGCCCCTGCGAGTGTATTGAAAATGAAGACAATGGGATCGAGCCACTCGAGGGTCGGAGGAAGCGCGACACTGCTCGTCTGTACGTCTCTTGGCTCGTGTTCCCGCAGCTAGCATCAACCGCCTTTAGCCTTTTAGCTCAACGACCCAGCATACGCGGCGCGAGCGTGAGCTAGCAGGGCCGCTAGGTGGGAAGCTAGCTAGCtcctagctagttagctagctcCTAGCTAGTTAGCGCCCCCAACTGTGTGGGGACATATGGCTTAATAACAGGTGGCACCGCGGACATTATACTCCACCGTTACAACACCAACGTTGAACAACCAACCGATTCATTCTGTCAGGTGCCGTGATGGTTCCCCGCGGGTTGTGTACATCCAGAGCGGGTCCGACTCCTCTGTGTGCGGGGTTATAGCTCCTAGCGTCTTCACAGTGTCACCATTCAAATGAACACACCGCCCGccggtgtgcgtgcgtgtgtgtgtgtgagagtgcgtgcgtacgtgcgcgtgcgtgagagagagagaggattgtGGGATTGATTttggcaggagaaaaaaagccaaaggagatTTAGCGACCCCTGCTGGACGTTATGGGGATTTAAATGCTCACCGTGCTCACCGGCGCCACCTAGCGTCCTGTGTCTTTTTAGACTCTTGAACAACTGAAAAGCTTAAGTGCACCAGAGGAGCACGGAGAGAATATTATCATGCCATCGTGACTATAAAATTAAACAAGCcgagtcaagtcaactttattgtcaattcatgcaatattgttccagacatgcagaggaattgaaaaaccgttTATCTCGGACCCatggtgcaatagtacaaaactaaaaaacaaaactaaaaaaataagataagtaatgtacacaataaataaagtaaggcaaaaccacacgcTGAAGAAAAGCTAAAGAGAttgaaatgtgcaatagaaaggaaatactgtatagtatgtgtaatatacaggatactaaataaattgaatacattgaaaatgtgcagtaaaaaggacaaatgaaatatttcacaaaaggTAAACTTTGAAAATCAGCAGATTGACCAGATTCAGAATTCAGTGCACGGAATtccaattaaataaaaaaagagtccc
This sequence is a window from Scophthalmus maximus strain ysfricsl-2021 chromosome 18, ASM2237912v1, whole genome shotgun sequence. Protein-coding genes within it:
- the emc7b gene encoding ER membrane protein complex subunit 7, yielding MSRRDRMPPPLWVFVQAALVACSWCFSDMDTGPGAGVATQPNGDRFKIEGRAIVPGVKTQDWVSTARVQVEGEDYVGFLRTDGSFAVNDVPSGSYVIEVVTPTYRFEPVRVDITTKGKMRARLVNYIKTSEVIRQPYPLQVRANGPHTYFMKRETWGWTDFLMNPMVMMMVLPLLIIVLLPKVVNTNDPEMRKEMEQSMNMLNPNPELPDVSELMTKLFSGSKGTSKAGSSSSKGTRPAVKRR
- the katnbl1 gene encoding KATNB1-like protein 1, which gives rise to MKQQVDIINKEELDKERFQVHYGVRSPGTAKRLSSCKRKGCPQVEVGVKLHRRASDVGRARDPGMANKENELTCSEDARGILYNDICGLPVNSAEASKMAGASSKYGDFTELSKDHEALTRVLFGRNLRLKVAQTLWRRNACELVAYLIRIQDTGVLLDCLPVLTNDLQTEAPCLSLGCCVDLLPQVKVILASKYEEHIMVGLHWVQSVIRKWWPELSKNEKRLQDSCSEDRNIEVMKQRLKDLWKEGPRLCLVPGTTGELAKAIEAYLSQLP